The Pseudomonas sp. DG56-2 genome contains a region encoding:
- the fliF gene encoding flagellar basal-body MS-ring/collar protein FliF encodes MAESVVDNVPAKSGATAPKPPLFGMSFLENISQMPMLRQVGLLVGLAASVAIGFAVVLWSQQPDYRPLYGSLAGMDTKQVMDTLAAADIPYNVEPNSGALLVKADDLSRARLKLAAAGVAPGDGNVGFEILDKEQGLGTSQFMEATRYRRGLEGELARTVSSLNNVKAARVHLAIPKSSVFVRDERRPSASVLVELYPGRGLEAGQVMAIVNLVATSVPELDKSQVTVVDQKGNLLSEQLGNSELTMAGKQFDYSRRMEGMLTQRVHNILQPVLGNDRYKAEVSADVDFSAVESTSEQFNPDQPALRSEQSVNEQRSSSMGPQGVPGALSNQPPGPASAPQTTGGAPGATAAIQPGQPLLDANGQQIMDPATGQPMLAPYPADKRQQSTKNFELDRSISHTRQQQGRLNRLSVAVVVDDQVKVDPATGDTTRAPWAAEDLARFTRLVQDAVGFDASRGDSVSVINVPFAADRGEVISEIPFYSQPWFWDIIKQVMGVLFILVLVFGVLRPVLNNITGNGKQSAGADGDMELGGMLGLDGELANDRVSLGGPQSILLPSPSEGYDAQLNAIKSLVAEDPGRVAQVVKEWINADE; translated from the coding sequence ATGGCCGAATCAGTCGTCGATAACGTGCCCGCGAAAAGCGGCGCAACAGCGCCCAAGCCGCCGTTGTTCGGCATGTCGTTTCTGGAAAATATCTCGCAGATGCCAATGCTGCGTCAGGTTGGCCTGCTGGTCGGTCTGGCTGCCAGCGTGGCCATCGGTTTTGCCGTGGTGCTCTGGTCGCAGCAACCGGACTACCGGCCGCTGTACGGCAGCCTTGCCGGCATGGATACCAAGCAGGTCATGGACACCCTGGCCGCTGCGGATATCCCTTACAACGTCGAACCCAACTCCGGTGCCTTGCTGGTCAAGGCCGATGACCTTTCCCGTGCGCGCCTGAAGTTGGCCGCGGCCGGCGTAGCGCCGGGGGATGGCAATGTCGGATTCGAGATTCTCGACAAGGAACAAGGCCTGGGCACCAGCCAGTTCATGGAGGCCACCCGTTATCGTCGTGGCCTCGAGGGCGAGCTGGCGCGTACGGTTTCAAGCCTGAACAACGTCAAGGCCGCACGCGTGCACCTGGCGATTCCGAAAAGCTCGGTATTTGTACGCGACGAACGCCGTCCGAGTGCTTCGGTACTGGTTGAGCTCTACCCCGGTCGAGGGTTGGAAGCCGGTCAGGTGATGGCCATCGTCAACCTGGTGGCAACCAGCGTGCCGGAACTGGACAAGTCCCAGGTCACTGTCGTCGACCAGAAGGGCAATCTGCTGTCCGAGCAGCTCGGCAACTCCGAGCTGACCATGGCAGGCAAGCAGTTCGACTACAGTCGCCGCATGGAAGGCATGCTCACCCAGCGTGTGCATAACATACTGCAGCCGGTGCTGGGCAACGATCGCTACAAGGCCGAAGTGTCGGCCGATGTCGACTTCAGCGCCGTTGAATCGACTTCCGAGCAGTTCAATCCGGACCAGCCGGCGCTGCGCAGCGAACAGTCGGTCAATGAACAGCGCTCCAGTAGCATGGGGCCTCAAGGTGTGCCGGGTGCGTTGAGCAACCAGCCTCCAGGCCCGGCATCGGCGCCGCAAACAACCGGTGGAGCGCCCGGAGCGACTGCTGCCATCCAGCCAGGCCAGCCGCTGCTCGATGCCAACGGCCAGCAGATCATGGACCCGGCCACTGGCCAACCAATGCTCGCGCCGTACCCTGCGGACAAACGCCAGCAATCGACCAAGAACTTCGAACTTGATCGTTCCATCAGCCATACCCGCCAGCAGCAGGGCCGTTTGAATCGGCTGTCGGTCGCGGTGGTGGTCGATGACCAGGTCAAGGTCGACCCGGCAACCGGCGACACCACCCGTGCGCCATGGGCTGCTGAAGACCTGGCGCGCTTTACTCGCCTGGTCCAGGATGCGGTGGGCTTCGACGCCAGCCGCGGCGACAGCGTCAGCGTAATCAACGTGCCATTCGCTGCTGACCGCGGTGAAGTGATCAGCGAAATTCCGTTCTACTCGCAGCCGTGGTTCTGGGACATCATCAAGCAGGTCATGGGTGTGCTGTTCATCCTCGTGCTGGTGTTCGGCGTGCTGCGTCCGGTACTTAACAACATCACTGGCAATGGGAAGCAAAGCGCCGGTGCCGATGGCGACATGGAACTGGGCGGTATGCTCGGTCTGGATGGCGAATTGGCCAACGACCGCGTAAGCCTGGGTGGTCCGCAAAGCATTCTGCTGCCGAGCCCGAGCGAGGGCTACGACGCACAGCTCAATGCAATCAAGAGCCTGGTGGCCGAAGACCCGGGTCGTGTGGCCCAGGTCGTGAAAGAGTGGATCAACGCCGATGAGTGA
- a CDS encoding STAS domain-containing protein yields MAVDTEVSQDGEKLTIKVKGRFDFGKHLEFRNAYEHQRCASSVVVDLREATYLDSSALGMLLMLRDHVGGDEADVRVINTNPDVRKILAIANFDKLFDIS; encoded by the coding sequence ATGGCAGTTGATACTGAGGTTTCCCAGGATGGGGAAAAATTGACGATCAAGGTTAAAGGGCGCTTTGACTTTGGCAAGCATCTGGAATTTCGCAACGCCTATGAACACCAGCGCTGTGCCTCATCGGTGGTGGTTGATCTGCGCGAAGCGACCTACCTGGACAGCTCCGCGTTGGGGATGCTGTTGATGTTGCGTGATCACGTCGGTGGCGACGAGGCGGATGTGCGGGTGATCAATACCAACCCGGATGTGCGCAAGATTCTCGCCATCGCCAACTTCGACAAACTGTTCGATATCAGTTGA
- a CDS encoding fused response regulator/phosphatase, translating into MPESRLTVLIAEDGAADRLLLARIVSKQGHDVLTAENGEQAVALFAQQRPQLVLLDALMPVMDGFEAARQIKALAGEALVPIIFLTSLSEEEALVQCLEAGGDDFLAKPYRPVILAAKIKAMDRLRRLQATVLEQRDQIARHHHHLLNEQRVAKAVFDKVAHAGCLSAPNIRYLQSPYALFNGDLLLAAYTPCGDMHVLLGDFTGHGLPAAVGAMPLAEIFYGMTAKGYGLAQTLREMNAKLKRILPVDMFCCALMLNLSLQRRMVEFWNGGMPDAYLLSATGDADPLPMVSRHLPLGVLAAERFDDSTQVLPLALGERLLLLSDGVVDTSDDNDQLFGVERLLQVLGNNHQPELLFAEVQQALDAFRGRSRDDVSLLEITVVEADALLPRPLIYSDSGQSAPLDWSSQFEFRAETLKRFNPLPFLLQLLQEIHGLRAQSGALHCVLNELYSNALEHGVLGLDSGLKRDAQGFAEYYRQRNERLQALCSGYIRVGLRIEPQGQDGRLIIEVEDSGKGFDVSNVLARPLVEQGLHGRGLNLVRRLSRRAEWGDQGRRVCVEFAWEALA; encoded by the coding sequence ATGCCCGAGTCGCGCCTGACCGTGCTCATCGCCGAAGATGGCGCGGCGGATCGCCTGTTGCTTGCGCGCATCGTCAGTAAGCAAGGCCACGATGTGCTGACTGCTGAAAACGGTGAGCAGGCGGTGGCGTTATTTGCTCAGCAGCGCCCGCAGTTGGTCCTGCTCGATGCGCTGATGCCGGTAATGGATGGCTTTGAAGCGGCGCGGCAAATAAAGGCGCTGGCAGGCGAGGCGTTGGTGCCGATTATTTTCCTGACGTCGCTGAGTGAGGAAGAAGCCCTGGTGCAGTGTCTGGAGGCCGGCGGTGACGACTTTCTGGCAAAGCCGTACCGGCCGGTAATCCTGGCGGCCAAGATCAAGGCCATGGACCGTCTGCGCAGGTTGCAGGCTACGGTGCTCGAGCAGCGCGACCAGATCGCCCGCCATCATCACCATTTGCTCAATGAGCAGCGGGTGGCCAAGGCTGTGTTCGACAAAGTGGCGCACGCGGGCTGCCTGAGTGCCCCGAACATCCGCTACCTGCAATCACCCTACGCGCTGTTCAATGGTGACCTGTTGTTGGCTGCGTACACCCCCTGCGGTGACATGCATGTGTTGCTCGGCGACTTCACCGGGCATGGCCTGCCGGCGGCGGTGGGGGCGATGCCGTTGGCAGAAATATTCTATGGCATGACTGCCAAAGGCTATGGCCTGGCGCAGACGTTGCGCGAGATGAACGCCAAGCTCAAACGCATCCTGCCTGTGGATATGTTCTGTTGCGCGCTGATGCTTAACCTGAGTTTGCAGCGCCGCATGGTCGAATTCTGGAACGGTGGCATGCCGGACGCCTATCTGCTGTCCGCTACTGGCGACGCTGATCCGTTGCCCATGGTGTCACGCCATTTGCCGTTGGGGGTGCTGGCGGCGGAACGCTTCGATGACTCGACTCAGGTGCTGCCGCTAGCGCTGGGCGAGCGCCTGTTGCTGTTGTCGGATGGGGTGGTCGATACCAGTGACGACAACGATCAATTGTTCGGTGTCGAGCGGCTGCTGCAGGTACTGGGCAATAACCACCAACCCGAGCTACTGTTTGCAGAGGTGCAGCAGGCGCTGGATGCCTTTCGTGGGCGCTCCCGTGATGATGTGAGCCTGCTGGAAATTACGGTGGTCGAAGCGGATGCCTTGTTGCCGCGTCCGCTGATCTATTCTGACAGTGGGCAATCCGCGCCGCTGGACTGGTCGTCGCAGTTCGAATTTCGCGCCGAAACGCTCAAGCGCTTCAATCCATTGCCGTTTCTGTTGCAGCTGTTGCAGGAAATCCATGGCTTGCGGGCCCAGAGTGGCGCATTGCATTGCGTGTTGAACGAGCTGTACTCCAACGCCCTGGAACATGGGGTGCTGGGACTGGATTCCGGTCTCAAGCGCGATGCCCAGGGTTTTGCCGAATACTACCGCCAGCGCAACGAGCGCTTGCAAGCGTTGTGCAGTGGCTATATCCGGGTAGGGTTGCGTATTGAACCTCAAGGCCAGGATGGCCGTCTGATCATTGAGGTTGAAGACAGTGGCAAAGGTTTCGATGTGAGCAACGTACTGGCGCGTCCGCTGGTTGAGCAAGGGTTGCACGGGCGCGGGTTGAATCTTGTACGCCGACTCAGTCGACGTGCCGAATGGGGTGACCAGGGGCGCCGAGTATGCGTGGAGTTCGCTTGGGAGGCTCTGGCATAA
- the fliI gene encoding flagellar protein export ATPase FliI, with translation MRLDRTSFGKRLQGYADTVKLPAQPIVEGRLLRMVGLTLEAEGLRASIGSRCVVINDDSHHPVQVEAEVMGFSGSKVFLMPVGSVVGIAPGARVVPLADNGRLPMGMSMLGRVLDGAGRALDGKGGMKAEDWVPMDGPTINPLNRDPISVPLDVGIRSINGLLTVGRGQRLGLFAGTGVGKSVLLGMMTRFTEADIIVVGLIGERGREVKEFIEHILGVEGIKRSVVVASPADDAPLMRLRAAMYCTRIAEYFRDKGKNVLLLMDSLTRFAQAQREIALAIGEPPATKGYPPSVFAKLPKLVERAGNGEAGGGSITAFYTVLSEGDDQQDPIADSARGVLDGHIVLSRRLAEEGHYPAIDIEASISRVMPQVVSPDHLREAQQFKQLWSRLSQSRDLISVGAYVAGGDAETDLAIALQPKLVHYLRQGLNDNVSMQQSREHLESVFAQPNPGAGG, from the coding sequence ATGCGCCTTGATCGCACCAGCTTCGGCAAGCGCCTGCAAGGTTATGCCGACACGGTCAAGCTGCCCGCCCAACCTATCGTCGAGGGACGCCTGCTGCGCATGGTCGGTTTGACCCTCGAAGCCGAAGGCTTGCGTGCATCGATTGGAAGTCGCTGTGTGGTGATCAACGACGACAGCCACCATCCGGTGCAGGTCGAGGCCGAGGTCATGGGCTTTTCCGGGAGCAAGGTGTTCCTCATGCCAGTTGGCAGCGTGGTCGGAATCGCCCCGGGCGCGCGGGTGGTTCCGCTGGCCGACAATGGCCGCCTGCCCATGGGCATGAGCATGCTTGGGCGGGTGCTCGACGGTGCCGGCCGTGCGCTCGATGGCAAGGGCGGCATGAAGGCCGAAGACTGGGTGCCGATGGACGGCCCGACCATCAACCCGCTCAATCGTGACCCGATCAGTGTGCCGCTGGACGTCGGTATTCGCAGCATCAACGGCTTGTTGACCGTCGGCCGTGGCCAGCGTCTGGGTCTGTTTGCCGGTACCGGGGTCGGTAAGAGTGTGCTGCTGGGCATGATGACCCGCTTTACCGAGGCTGACATCATTGTGGTCGGCCTGATCGGTGAGCGGGGGCGGGAGGTCAAGGAATTCATCGAGCATATTCTGGGTGTCGAAGGCATCAAGCGTTCGGTGGTCGTGGCATCCCCGGCCGACGATGCGCCGCTGATGCGCTTGCGCGCGGCCATGTACTGCACGCGTATCGCCGAATATTTTCGCGACAAGGGCAAGAACGTCCTGTTGCTGATGGACTCGCTGACACGTTTCGCCCAGGCCCAGCGGGAAATTGCCCTGGCAATCGGTGAGCCGCCAGCGACCAAGGGTTATCCGCCGTCAGTGTTCGCCAAGTTGCCCAAGCTGGTGGAACGTGCCGGTAACGGTGAGGCGGGCGGTGGTTCGATCACCGCGTTCTACACCGTGTTGTCCGAGGGCGACGACCAGCAGGACCCGATTGCCGACTCGGCGCGGGGTGTGCTCGACGGGCATATCGTGCTGTCGCGACGGCTGGCTGAAGAAGGGCACTACCCGGCCATCGACATCGAAGCGTCGATCAGTCGGGTGATGCCGCAAGTGGTCAGCCCCGACCATCTGCGCGAAGCCCAGCAGTTCAAGCAGCTGTGGTCGCGTCTGTCGCAGAGCCGCGATCTGATCAGTGTCGGCGCTTATGTGGCCGGCGGTGATGCCGAAACCGACCTGGCCATTGCCTTGCAGCCAAAACTGGTGCACTACCTGCGCCAGGGCCTCAACGACAACGTCAGCATGCAACAGAGTCGCGAACACCTGGAAAGCGTATTTGCCCAGCCCAACCCCGGCGCGGGCGGCTAG
- the fliG gene encoding flagellar motor switch protein FliG: protein MSDNRALTAKLTRVDKAAILLLSLGETDAAQVLRHMGPKEVQRVGVAMAQMGNVHREQVEQVMSEFVEIVGDQTSLGVGSDGYIRKMLTQALGEDKANGLIDRILLGGNTSGLDSLKWMEPRAVADVIRYEHPQIQAIVVAYLDPDQAGEVLGNFDHKVRLDIILRVSSLNTVQPAALKELNQILEKQFSGNSNAARTTLGGIKRAADIMNFLDSSVEGQLMDAIRDIDGDLSEQIEDLMFVFNNLADVDDRGIQALLREVSSDVLVVSLKGADEKVKDKIFKNMSKRASELLRDDLEAKGPVRVSDVETAQKEILTIARRMAEAGEIVLGGKGGEEMI, encoded by the coding sequence ATGAGTGATAACCGAGCCCTAACCGCGAAACTGACCCGGGTCGACAAGGCGGCAATCCTGCTCTTGTCCTTGGGTGAAACCGATGCTGCCCAAGTGTTGCGGCACATGGGGCCCAAGGAAGTACAGCGGGTCGGCGTTGCCATGGCGCAGATGGGCAACGTCCATCGCGAGCAGGTCGAGCAGGTCATGAGCGAGTTCGTCGAGATTGTCGGCGACCAGACCAGCCTGGGTGTCGGCTCCGACGGCTACATTCGCAAGATGCTTACCCAGGCCTTGGGTGAAGACAAGGCCAACGGCCTTATCGACCGCATCCTGCTCGGTGGTAACACCAGCGGCCTGGACAGCCTCAAGTGGATGGAACCACGAGCCGTAGCCGACGTCATTCGCTACGAGCACCCGCAGATCCAGGCCATTGTCGTGGCTTACCTGGACCCCGATCAGGCTGGTGAAGTGCTGGGCAACTTCGACCACAAGGTGCGCCTGGACATCATCCTGCGTGTCTCTTCGCTCAACACCGTGCAGCCGGCGGCGCTCAAGGAACTCAACCAGATCCTCGAGAAACAGTTCTCCGGGAACTCCAACGCGGCGCGTACCACCCTGGGTGGTATCAAGCGTGCTGCCGATATCATGAACTTCCTCGACAGCTCGGTGGAAGGCCAGTTGATGGATGCGATTCGCGACATCGACGGCGACCTCTCCGAGCAGATCGAAGACCTGATGTTCGTCTTCAACAACCTTGCCGATGTTGATGACCGTGGCATCCAGGCGCTGTTGCGCGAAGTGTCCTCCGATGTGCTGGTGGTGTCGCTCAAGGGCGCCGACGAGAAGGTCAAGGACAAGATTTTCAAGAACATGTCCAAGCGTGCCTCGGAATTGCTGCGCGACGACCTGGAGGCCAAAGGGCCGGTGCGGGTCAGCGACGTCGAGACGGCACAAAAGGAAATCCTCACCATCGCCCGCCGTATGGCCGAAGCCGGAGAAATCGTACTCGGTGGCAAGGGCGGCGAAGAGATGATCTAA
- the fliE gene encoding flagellar hook-basal body complex protein FliE, whose protein sequence is MSQGVEFNRLMLDMRAMQMDAMSMPKAAAAPELGSSNFADMLGQAINKVSDTQQASTQLANAFEIGKSGVDLTDVMIASQKASVSFQALTQVRNKLVQAYQDIMQMPV, encoded by the coding sequence ATGAGTCAAGGTGTTGAATTTAATCGATTGATGTTGGACATGCGGGCCATGCAGATGGACGCCATGTCGATGCCCAAGGCGGCAGCAGCGCCCGAGCTCGGCTCGAGTAATTTTGCCGATATGCTGGGGCAGGCCATCAATAAGGTCAGCGACACCCAGCAGGCTTCCACGCAGCTCGCCAATGCATTTGAAATTGGTAAGAGCGGTGTTGATCTGACCGACGTGATGATTGCCTCGCAGAAGGCCTCCGTATCGTTTCAAGCCTTGACCCAAGTGCGTAACAAGCTGGTCCAGGCCTATCAAGACATCATGCAGATGCCGGTATAA
- the fliH gene encoding flagellar assembly protein FliH: MSTNEHLSELIRANEVEGFDRWALPSFDPEPEPEPEPEPEPEVVQDEVEEVPLEEVQPLTLEELESIRQEAYNEGFATGEREGFHSTQLKVRQEAETALKAKLASLERLMSNLLEPIAEQDSQIEKALVSLVAHTAREVIGRELRSDSSQIAQVLREALKLLPMGAENIRIHINPQDFEQAKALRERHEERWKLLEDETLLPGGCRIETDYSRIDASMETRIEKALAQLFDQLHDQGLHPAAPDLSIDLDVADAP; this comes from the coding sequence ATGTCAACCAACGAGCACCTGAGTGAGCTGATTCGCGCCAATGAGGTCGAGGGCTTCGATCGCTGGGCGTTGCCCAGTTTCGACCCGGAACCGGAACCTGAGCCCGAGCCGGAACCTGAGCCTGAAGTGGTTCAGGACGAAGTCGAGGAAGTGCCGCTGGAAGAAGTCCAGCCGCTGACCCTCGAAGAGCTCGAAAGCATTCGTCAGGAAGCCTACAACGAAGGCTTCGCCACCGGTGAGCGCGAAGGGTTCCATAGCACCCAGCTCAAGGTACGCCAAGAAGCTGAAACCGCTCTCAAGGCCAAGCTTGCCAGCCTCGAACGGCTGATGAGCAATTTGCTCGAGCCTATCGCCGAACAGGACAGCCAGATCGAGAAAGCGCTGGTGAGCCTGGTTGCGCACACGGCCCGAGAAGTTATTGGTCGTGAGTTGCGCAGCGACTCCAGCCAGATCGCTCAGGTATTGCGCGAAGCCCTGAAGTTGCTGCCCATGGGTGCGGAAAATATCCGTATTCACATCAATCCCCAGGACTTCGAGCAAGCCAAGGCCTTGCGTGAGCGCCACGAAGAACGCTGGAAGCTACTGGAAGACGAGACCCTGCTGCCCGGTGGTTGCCGCATCGAGACCGATTACAGCCGAATCGACGCGAGCATGGAAACGCGCATCGAAAAAGCCCTGGCGCAGTTGTTCGATCAGTTGCACGACCAGGGCCTGCATCCTGCGGCGCCAGACTTGAGCATCGATCTGGACGTTGCCGATGCGCCTTGA
- the fliJ gene encoding flagellar export protein FliJ gives MSRTSRASRLAPVVEMAENAERQAAQRLGQFQQQVNLAQAKLAELDRFREDYQLQWINRGGQGVSGSWLVNYQRFLGQLESAMTQQRQSLTWHQNNLNNARGTWQQAYARVEGLRKLVQRYVEEARMIEDKREQKLLDELSQRLPRHERY, from the coding sequence ATGTCTCGAACCAGTCGTGCGTCGCGCCTGGCACCGGTCGTGGAAATGGCCGAGAACGCCGAGCGCCAGGCCGCCCAGCGTTTGGGGCAATTCCAGCAGCAGGTGAACCTGGCCCAGGCCAAGCTTGCCGAGCTCGACCGCTTTCGCGAAGACTATCAACTGCAGTGGATCAACCGTGGTGGGCAGGGCGTGTCTGGCAGTTGGCTGGTCAATTACCAGCGCTTTCTCGGACAGTTGGAAAGCGCCATGACCCAGCAGCGCCAGAGCCTGACCTGGCACCAGAACAACCTCAACAATGCCCGGGGCACCTGGCAACAGGCTTATGCGCGGGTCGAAGGGTTGCGCAAGTTGGTGCAGCGGTACGTCGAGGAGGCGCGCATGATCGAAGACAAGCGCGAGCAGAAACTGCTCGATGAATTGTCCCAGCGCCTACCGCGTCACGAGCGCTATTGA
- a CDS encoding sigma-54 dependent transcriptional regulator, whose protein sequence is MKAIKVLLVEDDRALRQALGDTLELGGFDYRAVGSAEDALEAVAAEAFSLVVSDVNMPGMDGHQLLTFLRSRQPQLPVLLMTAHAAVERAVDAMRQGAVDYLVKPFEPRALLDLVARHALGVVAGGADDGPVACEPASAQLLELAARVARSESTVLISGESGTGKEVLARFIHQQSTRNGQPFVAINCAAIPDNMLEATLFGHEKGSFTGAIAAQPGKFEQADGGTLLLDEISEMPLGLQAKLLRVLQEREVERVGGRKPIALDIRVVATTNRDLAGEVAAGRFREDLFYRLSVFPLAWRPLRERSADILPLAERLLARHVNKMKHAPVRLSSEAKTCLQQYAWPGNVRELDNALQRALILQQGGVIEAADFCLAGAMPMFAPAPPVVAPQAPAMGEAANALGDDMRRHEFQMIIDTLRSERGRRKEAAERLGISPRTLRYKLAQMRDAGMDVEASLYAT, encoded by the coding sequence ATGAAGGCAATCAAGGTGCTTTTGGTCGAAGATGATCGGGCACTGCGTCAGGCCTTGGGCGATACCCTGGAATTGGGCGGCTTTGATTATCGTGCCGTCGGCTCGGCCGAAGATGCGCTGGAGGCGGTGGCGGCAGAAGCCTTCAGCCTGGTGGTCAGCGACGTCAATATGCCCGGCATGGATGGGCATCAATTGCTCACCTTCTTGCGCTCGCGGCAGCCGCAATTACCCGTATTGTTGATGACTGCCCATGCTGCAGTGGAACGTGCGGTCGACGCCATGCGCCAAGGGGCGGTGGACTACCTGGTCAAGCCCTTCGAGCCCCGTGCCTTGCTCGATCTGGTTGCGCGTCATGCACTTGGCGTGGTCGCCGGTGGGGCTGATGACGGGCCGGTCGCCTGCGAGCCGGCCAGTGCCCAATTGCTGGAGTTGGCGGCGCGAGTGGCGCGCAGCGAATCGACGGTATTGATTTCTGGTGAGTCGGGTACCGGCAAGGAAGTCCTTGCGCGTTTTATCCATCAGCAGTCCACGCGTAACGGCCAGCCGTTCGTGGCGATCAACTGTGCAGCGATTCCCGACAACATGCTCGAGGCCACGCTGTTCGGTCACGAGAAAGGTTCTTTTACCGGCGCTATTGCCGCTCAGCCTGGCAAGTTCGAGCAGGCCGATGGCGGCACCTTGTTGCTCGACGAAATTTCGGAAATGCCGCTCGGGCTGCAAGCCAAACTGCTGCGTGTGCTGCAAGAGCGGGAAGTGGAGCGGGTGGGCGGGCGCAAGCCGATCGCCCTGGATATCCGTGTCGTGGCCACCACCAACCGTGACCTGGCGGGGGAAGTGGCTGCAGGACGTTTCCGTGAGGACTTGTTCTATCGCCTGTCAGTGTTTCCGCTGGCTTGGCGACCCTTGCGCGAGCGTAGCGCCGATATTCTGCCGCTGGCTGAGCGATTGCTGGCGCGACACGTCAATAAAATGAAGCATGCCCCGGTTCGCCTGTCGTCTGAGGCCAAGACCTGTCTGCAGCAATACGCTTGGCCAGGTAACGTGCGTGAGCTGGACAACGCCTTGCAACGGGCGCTGATCCTGCAGCAGGGCGGTGTGATCGAGGCGGCGGATTTCTGTCTGGCGGGTGCCATGCCGATGTTTGCGCCCGCGCCACCGGTTGTAGCGCCGCAGGCGCCTGCTATGGGCGAGGCGGCAAACGCTTTGGGCGACGATATGCGTCGTCACGAATTCCAGATGATCATCGACACCCTGCGCTCCGAGCGTGGACGGCGCAAAGAGGCCGCAGAGCGTCTGGGCATCAGCCCGCGCACCCTGCGCTACAAGCTGGCGCAAATGCGTGACGCCGGGATGGATGTCGAGGCCAGTCTGTACGCCACCTGA